aaaaaagtgggatttttttagtatttaaagGATCAGAGAACAGTTTTCACTGTACCcctgactctttttttttttttttttttttggtcaggaGTCCCTCAAAGGGTCAGAGATCAGCAACTACCTTTAAAGAGAGTTCCATGCTGGTCTTGCACCACATGCCCTGATGCTTATTTTCAGAAAGTCCTGCAGATGCCAAATATCTTGGAGGATCCCCAAGCCAGACCTGTAACCTCAGGGCTAAATTCTAGTGAAAGTGACATGCTCTAAGTCCAAGGTTTTACTGGTACAGACTGAATAAAACCATTCCTGAGATGCTCCTCAGTTTTACCTTGATAAAGATCTTTTGagattttgagatttttctttgaTTGAGATGGACACGAACTGATTTTTAGGGGATATATCCATAAATCTATGTCTCTTCCCTTCATTTCTTGCAGGGGGACAAAATGATGGCAGGAAGGTTTGTGGGGAGCACAGATCCCATCATGGAGATGCTCAGCGCTTCCATTACTGTTGATCAGAGACTGTCTGAGGTGGACATCCAGGGAAGCATGGCTTATGCCAAAGCCTTGGAGAAGGCTGGAATTCTGTCCAAAACTGAGCTGGAGAAGATCCTGAGTGGCCTGGAAAAGGTATTTATTCCCTTCACACACCTCTTGTGTGTGTTGGAATGAATCTTTCCTTACCTGACAGCAACTTGCTGTTTTAAAGAGTGCCTGTAAATGTCCTCATGTCCTCTTCAGACTGAGCAGTCACTAGGAAACATTGCAGTGTGAAGTAAGAACatccttttcctgctgccatGTGGAATTTTGAGTCTGGCTGCCCAGCTTGGCAGGAAGAAATGCATAGCAGGTGTAGGGGCgaagaggaggcagcagagaaGTGCTTTTATAAAATATCCATTGTTGTTCACCCACCCTGGAGTCTGTGCAATGTTTTATAGCAAAAGCTTTGTGGAAGACACTAAAGAAATCACTGACATTTAAGCTCAATTTTTCCTTCTAATGCTTAAATCCTCCATAACTCTGCAGGATTATCATGGACGGGGAGGTGAATCCCACCAACAGTATGGAATATCAGGATGCAGTGAGCAGCCTGAATGCCAGAGTTTGCACGAGACTCCTGGGAATGCCAGGAGCTGGGGTTTGCTGGGGACACTCACAGCCCCAGACACAGCAGACTAACTGTGATGCTTCTGCTGTTTGCAGATCTCTGAGGAATGGTCCAAAGGAGTCTTTGGTGTGATCCAGACTGATGAGGATATCCACACTGCCAATGAGCGCAGGCTGAAGGTTTGGCTCCTCCAGCCTCTTCTTCCTGATCCTCTGCCTGACATTAAGGGCTTGTCCCTCTGTTCCTCTGTGAAATCCCTCTAGAGCTGCTGGCACTCAATCCCCTGGGGCACAAACAAGGGTCTCCACACCCCTTTTTAGACTGTACAAGCACAGAACCCAAAGCTGCCCTTCCCCAGAACACATCCCATGGTTACTCACAAGATCCTGGAGCTGAGTCCCTTCCAGGCAGGGAGACGTGCTCATGTGGATTGTCCTGTTTAGAACACAGAGATCCTGACAGAAATCCTGCTCTTGTCCTCAGGAGCTGATTGGAGACGTGGCTGGGAAGTTGCACACTGGCAGAAGCAGGAATGATCAGGTATGGACAGAAtctttttgtttctccttttgtaTTCCTCCTCTACCTCACTTCAGGAGACCTCAGCCCAGAGTGGCCTCTGGATCTCTTCCTGGAGAGCAAGAAATGCTGACATTACCACAGAAATGCGACCAAATGATGAGAAGAAGATGCACACTCCCATCACACAGCACCAGGAGGGGTTTGCCTTGCTGTGACTGTATATGTGACATTTTTTGTGGCCTGAATGTGGCCAATCTCTCACAGGTTGTGACTGACCTGAAGCTGTTCATGAAGAATTCTCTCTCCATCATCTCCACGCACCTCCTGCAGCTCATTAAGACCCTGGTGGAACGTGCTGCCATGTGAGTCCTTTATCACAGTCCCTATTTTCTATAACTTTGGCCTTTTAGGGGCAAGGCATTTTGGTTTGTCCTTTGTCTGACCCcagtgggcagcagcagggtctCCTGTGCAGGAAGTTACAGCCAGGCAGTTTGGGGTAGCCCAGGGGACACAACAGCCCTTTTTTCTTCAGAGTTCACTTCACAGAATTTCTCAACCCTCAGAGAAACTTTCCTCCATGCCTGGCAAAGGAGTTGAGGTGGGAGgtccataaaatattttgtaaggCACCAAAGCCATCTGAAGGAGTGGACAAGatgtttcaggtttttctgtAGGACAAAAGCTCAGCTGTGTTACCTCCCTGCCTAGCTCTGCTCCTCACACTTCACACCTGAGGTGGGCTGAGGAATCCTTGCCTGCCACAGAGGGGTTCTGCTCCAGGCAACTTTCCAGGGAGACCCAGGGCAGATTCACTACTCTGGAACAGCTAAAACCAGTGTGCTTGGCTTGGAGGCTGTCAGGAGATGGATCAGTGTCAGCACAACACAGGCTAAAGATGCTCAGTTTGTGACCTTGCCAGGAGCTCTGgtgtgtcactgtccctgttcctgccctccctgctctctgctgctcacCTCTCTGCCCTTTCCCTCCCAGAGAAATCGATGTGATCCTGCCTGGCTACACCCACCTGCAGAAAGCTCAGCCCATCCGATGGAGCCAGTTCTTGCTCAGGTGAGCTCCTCCCACCCTCggggccctgctctgctgaggggacagctaggGGTGGTGACAAACCAGAGGGAGCCCCACAGACTGGaacaggaattcccagtgtgcTCTGACCAGCTGGGAATCCAAGCATGGATTGGGAACTCCCTGTTCCCCATCCTTTGACCATTCTCATCTCCTGGAGTGGGAGATTTTCCAGCTTCATCTCCCTGTTCATCTCTCCTGTCCTTCCCCAGCCATGCTGTTGCTCTGACCCGCGATTCTGAGCGCCTGGGAGAGGTGAAGAGGAGGATCAATGTCTTGCCTTTGGGAAGGTAAGATCTACTGTGTGTGTGATCACTGGGCCTTGCTTTGCTCTGCAAAGACTTTAAGGGTGCCTTCCCTGCTTCCCAAAGCTCAGGTTTGGATGGACAGGAAAGGAGGATTGCttgatttctctttctttctcccctGGCAGTGGAGCTCTGGCTGGAAACCCCCTGGAAATCGATAGAGAGATGCTGCGCAGTGGTAAATGTTGTCCTGGGCCTGAGGGGCATGGGGgtacctgtcacacctgggagggagggaatgGCACCACAGTGCCCCATCCTGGAGCCAGAGCCCTtcattttccaggatttttgcTGCAGAGAGACAGGCAGTGCCAGTGAGGTGGGAGGAAGAGCAGCCTCTGCTTCACTCTGCCTATCTGGGATCATAACAAAAACCCCACTAAACATGTTTGTCTTCCTGGGACTGCTCAAGGGCTCACAGTTAACTCCTCTGGGTCAGCCTGGTGTATTCAGGCTCCTGTCAGGGCCAGTGTGACCTCCTGTGTCCATCCCCTTCCTTGCAGAGCTGGACTTTGCTTCCATCAGCCTGAACAGCATGGATGCCGTCAGCGAGAGGGACTTTGTGGGTAAGCACAGCCAAAGCTTCCCAGCTCCTGACACCTTTCCAGTTACCCTTCTTTAATAAGGGACTGAAATCCATCACGAGGAAGTAAAACCTCTCTCAGGGTTCCCTGGGCTGTCCAAGCACCTTTCCCCCTCCTGatttcctgccttccctgcagTGGAATTCCTCTCTGCTGCCACCCTGCTGATGATCCACCTCAGCAAGATGGCTGAGGATCTCATCATCTACAGCACCAGCGAGTTTGGCTTCCTGACCCTCTCTGATACCTACTGGTAGGTTTTTGGTCTCTGGTGAGGAATCCTCCTCAGCTCTCCTTGCTGGGTGAGGCAGTGGTTGGGGTCTGTCTGTGCACGAGGCTGACCCAGCATCAGGAGCCTGGCACAAAGACAGCCTCAGGGTGAATATTCCTCAGCAATGGTCACTTATTTCTGATCCCCTTAACTCAAGCAAGTCTGTGTTTAGCCCAGCAACTCCTGTCCAGGACCTGCTGGCAGAGAGAActtcctcctgtgctgggaatgctgccagAGCCCTTGCATGGCTGGGTCTGCAATCCCAACAGACTCCTTGTCTGCAGggtggcacagccacagcctccctCACTTAGCCTGGCCTGCTGACACCACCTCTGCAGTGGCCTGGaggcttttcctttctctgtgagAGGTGGGAATGTGTGGGAGCTCCAGACAAGGTGCAAAACCAAAGGCTTTGCTGTGGGGAACATGAGAAACTCGTCACCCTCAGTTCACTGATTTCCTACACGCTAAAGAGGAGTACAAGGAAAGGGGATTTAGAGGTTCCTTTCAGAGGGCAGGAACAGGGATTTCAGCCAGAGAGTTTTGCTCACCAGTGCACTCCACACacctttcctgcagctctggcagcagcctgaTGCCTCAGAAGAAGAATCCCGACAGTCTGGAGCTGATCCGCAGCAAAGCCGGGCGAGTGTTCGGACGGGTGAGCCccaaaaaggaggaggagggagaggaaactgctcctgtttgggatggaaaatctgctttttctttgtcttttcattGTAGAGAGCTGTGGGTtctggccctgccctggggctgtgctttgctctgttcctcACTCCCTGTCTCTCCTGTTTCTCTCTGCAGTTGGCTGCAATTCTCATGGTCCTCAAAGGACTCCCGAGCACCTACAACAAGGACCTGCAGGTAAAGCCCTTGTTCCCCTCCACACCATCTCTCTGAGCAGACACAGTCATCCCCTGCctttgtgctgtccctgcactccatccctgctctgctgcctgggctgcccagcctggggggtttttgggctgCACCAGGCTGGCTCAGAGCCATTTCCATCACTGTTCCAACACAGGAGGACAAGGAGGCTGTTTTTGATGTTGTAGACACCCTGAATGCTGTGCTCCAGGTTGCCACTGGAGTGATTTCCACCCTCCAGGTAAAGCTTCATCTTTTAAGTATTGAACATAGAGCACATTCTGTGAGTaacacaggggacagggctcCAGActggtcctgaagtgaaaattCTTCAGTGCCTCACCCACTCTGCTCATTTCGGTCCCACTTAGAGCTAATGTGTCCTGAAGAGGAGCTGATGATAGAtaacatctccctctgcctctcctttCTGCAGATCAACAAGGAGAACATGGAGAAGGCACTGAGCCCTGAGATCCTGTCATCTGACCTGGCTCTCTACTTGGTTCATAAAGGAGTAAGTGCCAGAGGGAAACCTGGAGCTGGGATTTCCTTGGATGCAGAACTGCTcagtgaggagctgggatgagGCCCCAGGGTGATGAGCAGTCAACAACCATAAAAGCTGAAAACACATCCTTTACATGCATATCAAGCAGTGCTACCTGGGGGATTCCATAGGAATTTACACCCAAATTACTTGATCATAATTTATTCCTAAATCCTTCCCTCTtccaccccagcactgccagattCAGCTTGCAATGCTCTACAGGGAAACAGGCCAGCCAAAAAAGTAGCACATGCATTTTCCTGATGGAAAATCAGCCCAGCTGCCTGGTCACTGACTGCCACCTCTGCTTCCCCCTGCAGATGCCCTTCAGACAAGCCCACATCGCTGCTGGCAAGGCCGTCCACCTCGCCGAGACCAAAGGCATCACCATCAACAATCTCAGCCTGGAGGACCTGAAGAGCATCAGGTTTGTGCCTCTGTTATTTCACTTCCCTGCAcaggcagggctcagcctcCCTGATCTGCCTTCCCCAAagtgcctgggctgggctgcaccTCAACATCCTCCTGTCCTGAAtatcactgctgctcctgctggggctgAAACACTGCAGGGGGACAACATCACCTCCAATTCACTCCAGCAGGGTGGAATGGGCACGGGTGTGGGCAGGAGCTCTCGGGAGGGGCTGGAGACAcctctgccctgagcaggaaacCCCCAGAGGGGTTTGGCTCTGAAGTTCCTCTGTGTCCCCTTGGAGCCAGCAGAAGCTCAGGAGCTTTTCCCCTCGGGAAAAGGCTCCATCCTcactccctcagcctctccacAGGCACTGGGCCCGTGGAGCAGCCCAGAGCCCCCTGacaccccctgtgcccccagccccctgttTGGCAGCGACGTGGCGCAGGTGTTCAGCGTGGTGAGCAGCGTGGAGCAGTACACGGCCGCGGGCGGCACCGCCAAGGGCAGCGTGTCCGCCCAGATCGAGCAGCTGCGGGAGCTGCTCAAGAGGCTCAAGGAGCAGGCCTAGAGTGTGGGGAGAGGTGCCGTGCCTGCAGCGGTGTGCCTGTGCCACGGGCTGGAGTTAATAAACACTGGGGTGTCTGTAGTTCGCTGAAATCCTGCTCTTGTGTCTTGGTTCTTCGGGATTGAGGatgggctgagctcagcccaggTTTGAAaggatttgggtttttctccCTTCTCACAGGGGATGTGTCTCTTGCAGGGGAGGCTGGCAGATGGGGATTGTCCATTTTTACTCAGCAAAATTCCTTTCCCACCCAGCCTTGCAAAGCTGGAGTTTTGCTCAGCCCCTTCTCCCcatgctgaggcagcagcacatTGTTGACTCAGAGTTGCAGGTCGGGAACACACGCAGGGAACAGAAATAACAAAGGTGTTGCCTCACCAAGTTTGGGGCAAGGAGTGCAGCACGGGCAGGACAAACGGCCAGCAGCTAGATCTCCATCCAAAGTACCCCAGGAGACACAGAGTGCTTGCACCTTTGGAGCATTTGTACTTCTAACACATGGAAGAAGGATCAGCAACAgccaaattccccttttccaaTTTCTCACCACTCTCAATCCCTCCTTATTCTGGCCTTAAAATAAATCTATTCTCTTGGCATTTAAACAGCACCTTTCAATTACCTTTCCACAAACCTCCTTTGTGTTTGCTCCTTTCCTTCTTGCTGTGTTCCTGTTTTGGCTCATGTCTCACTCTCCAGACTGGTCATCTGGCCAGGAAATCACTTTTGCACACTCAGCTACCAGGTTAAAGGAATGAGAAAGCCACAGGTAACAGCAATACTCAACCCCTGCAGTCAGAAGAACAGAGATTTTGTCATTGCCCCCTCacagttctttttcttcccataaACTTTCTTGATTCATGCCACTCCCCTTATTTTCCCTGTTTGTATCTTCTCGTTCCTTCTCTTCAGATCCTCAGCTGAACAGATTTTCTCTTGCTCCCAGCAGCAAAAGTCTGGCATTGTACCTCATGGCCAGTGCTGGTGACACAGGGccaaaatgaaaggaaaagggaagcaGCAGATTACCACATTTTAGTCTCTTACTCAAATAAGTAGTTTACAGTCACTGGTACTCCCCACCCATCCATCCTTTTCTTaaaattgtgaaatattttagatTGGAGGGGCCAGTGGAGCTCCACAGACATTACAGAGTGCGGTCCACGGTGACTTTCACCATCATCCTCTGACTCATTGGAATCTGGGTTTTGGTCTCAAACCCCTGCTCATTACAGGCCACAGGAAGGCATTTGAGCCAGGAATTCACTTGGGCTCGTTATCAGCTGGCTCGTTCTGGATGTAAATCTCGTGCTCACCATTCTCCCAAACCTCCTGTCAAAGCTGGAGTATGGACATCCATAAAGGatgaacatgaaaaaaagaaacattaaaagtGGGTGGCTCCAGAAGAAGAAGGAACCTGGCAACAAAATAGTTCAGAGTTTTTCTCAGTGCAGACAGTGTGATGGTCTGTGCaagtctgaaaaagaaataatcatGGTGGAAATATTTGAGAAGCAGTGAACTAATTGCTGGCTACCTACAGAGTCTGAGCCTTGTTCTGTACCCCGAAAAGATACAAGAAAACTGGGATGCCGCTCCTGAGCGTGCTGTGAGGCACCGGGACAAGCCgtgcccctgcccagcagcaccgggagcggggctggcacCGGGACGAGCCGTGCCCCGGCCCGGCAGCaccgggagcggggctggcacCGGGACAAGCCGTGCCCCGGCCCAGCAGCaccgggagcggggctggcacCGGGACAAGCCGTGCCCCGGCCCAGCAGCaccgggagcggggctggccCGGGGACTCCCCGCCCCGGCGGGCGGGACGAGCTGCGGGAGcgccgggagcgcggcgggaCTGGAGctgggaccgggatcgggaccgggaccaAGATTGCAGCTGGGACCAGTACAGAGGCTGGGATCGGGACCAGGAATCCAGCTGGGATCGGGACCAGGATTGCAGCTAGGATCGGAGCCGAGATTGGAGCTGGGCCCGGGAGTGGAGCTAGGATAGAGATTGGAGCTGGGATCAGGATCgggacagagctgggatcaGAACCggagctgggattgggatcgggatcgggaccgggatTGCAGCTGGGACAGAGACCGGGTTTGGAGTTGGAATCGGGACCGGATCTGGGATCGTGACTGTGAccaggattgggattgggacCAGGACTGTGACCGGGATCGGGATTGGAGCTGGGACTGTGACTGTGACCAGGATC
The Taeniopygia guttata chromosome 19, bTaeGut7.mat, whole genome shotgun sequence DNA segment above includes these coding regions:
- the LOC100222299 gene encoding argininosuccinate lyase, producing MAAEGDKMMAGRFVGSTDPIMEMLSASITVDQRLSEVDIQGSMAYAKALEKAGILSKTELEKILSGLEKISEEWSKGVFGVIQTDEDIHTANERRLKELIGDVAGKLHTGRSRNDQVVTDLKLFMKNSLSIISTHLLQLIKTLVERAAIEIDVILPGYTHLQKAQPIRWSQFLLSHAVALTRDSERLGEVKRRINVLPLGSGALAGNPLEIDREMLRSELDFASISLNSMDAVSERDFVVEFLSAATLLMIHLSKMAEDLIIYSTSEFGFLTLSDTYCSGSSLMPQKKNPDSLELIRSKAGRVFGRLAAILMVLKGLPSTYNKDLQEDKEAVFDVVDTLNAVLQVATGVISTLQINKENMEKALSPEILSSDLALYLVHKGMPFRQAHIAAGKAVHLAETKGITINNLSLEDLKSISPLFGSDVAQVFSVVSSVEQYTAAGGTAKGSVSAQIEQLRELLKRLKEQA